One window of the Xiphophorus couchianus chromosome 12, X_couchianus-1.0, whole genome shotgun sequence genome contains the following:
- the p2rx4b gene encoding P2X purinoceptor 4b, protein MSKSTGCCQGFLHYAFDYETPKTLIIPSIRVGFVFRFTQFLLLLYVVGYVCVVQKAYQDRESVISTVTTKVKGFAFTNISNMQPRFWDVVDYNIPPQGDDSFFVLTNMVMTPGQTQSRCPELPTPSTTCVDDCDCVEGYNDPRGNGIQTGLCENYSSTVKTCEVLSWCPLEIDTNLPKRALLAEAENFTVLIKNSITYPKFNFHKRNILSHINSTYLKTCEFNRQTHPDCPIFRLKHIVSEAGEDFQDMAVKGGVLGILIDWSCDLDWWARKCYPKYTFRRLDNKHPVNNVALGYNFRFAKYYRTAEGEEVRTLIKAYGIRFDVIVFGTAGKFGIVPTIVNLGAALSFLSLVPMLADWFILTCMKKRDLYSRQKSTYLVEESEAESASLSTTYGTQ, encoded by the exons ATGAGCAAGTCAACAGGCTGCTGCCAGGGCTTTCTACATTATGCGTTTGACTATGAAACGCCAAAAACTCTGATTATTCCCAGCATACGTGTCGGATTTGTCTTCAGGTTCACGCAGTTCTTGTTGCTGCTGTATGTGGTGGG gtatgtgtgtgtggtgcagAAAGCGTACCAGGACAGAGAATCTGTCATCAGTACTGTCACGACTAAAGTGAAGGGCTTTGCCTTTACCAACATCTCCAACATGCAGCCTCGTTTTTGGGACGTGGTGGATTACAACATCCCCCCACAG GGAGATGATTCATTCTTCGTGTTGACGAACATGGTCATGACCCCCGGGCAAACCCAGTCACGCTGTCCTGAG CTTCCAACCCCTTCCACTACCTGTGTGGACGACTGTGACTGTGTGGAGGGTTATAATGATCCTCGAGGGAATG GTATACAGACAGGACTGTGTGAAAACTATTCCTCCACTGTCAAGACCTGTGAGGTTCTCTCCTGGTGTCCCCTGGAAATAGACACCAACCTACCCAA GCGAGCACTTCTGGCGGAGGCTGAAAACTTCACTGTGCTGATCAAAAACAGCATCACCTACCCAAAGTTCAACTTTCACAA AAGAAACATACTGTCTCACATTAACTCCACGTATCTGAAGACGTGCGAGTTCAACCGCCAAACGCACCCCGACTGTCCCATCTTCCGCCTGAAGCACATCGTCTCTGAGGCCGGCGAGGACTTCCAGGACATGGCTGTGAAG GGCGGTGTTCTGGGTATTCTTATTGACTGGAGCTGCGACCTGGACTGGTGGGCAAGGAAGTGTTATCCCAAGTACACCTTCCGCAGGCTGGACAACAAACATCCAGTCAACAATGTGGCCCTGGGATACAACTTCAG GTTTGCAAAGTACTACAGGACGGCAGAGGGAGAGGAAGTGAGAACGTTGATCAAAGCGTACGGGATCCGTTTTGACGTCATCGTGTTTGGAACG GCGGGGAAATTTGGAATTGTACCGACCATTGTGAACCTGGGTGCAGCTTTGTCCTTTCTGAGTTTG GTTCCCATGCTTGCAGACTGGTTCATATTGACCTGCATGAAGAAGAGAGATCTTTACAGCAGACAGAAATCAACGTATCTGGTTGAGGAATCTGAGGCCGAATCG GCATCACTGAGCACAACGTATGGAACCCAGTAG
- the zbtb26 gene encoding zinc finger and BTB domain-containing protein 26, producing the protein MAQNQVILQFRFATFGDSMLQKMNLLRHQRRFCDVVVRINQLEVPGHKVVFAAGSSFLRDQFILQQDSREVQISMIQEAEVGRQLLLSCYTGQLEFPELELVHYLTVASFLQMGHIVEQCTQALNKFIKPQASRQLEVDLDLRREKGGEGPSSQAQREQEWSQVRSVPEGEEEDEDEEEDDAVVMGQVERDNNVESDDDEDDDVIIQPSVSPLQVWRRRPRPGLVDNDITIVKVESVTDVAENTITGHFSASHFSASPPAALHSPEPQHSLINSTVDSRGSEMAAPPGMAGYPLSPPPSSPLAEKHVGHQRSYDKPLQWYHQCPKCARVFRQLENYANHLKMHKLFMCLLCGKTFTQKGNLHRHMRVHAGIKPFQCKICGKTFTQKCSLLDHLNLHSGDKPHRCNYCEMVFAHKPVLRKHLKQIHGKNSFDNANEGSLHEGGLEFDFGRM; encoded by the coding sequence ATGGCCCAGAACCAGGTGATCCTGCAGTTCCGATTCGCCACGTTCGGGGACTCCATGCTGCAGAAGATGAACCTTCTCCGACACCAGAGACGCTTCTGCGACGTCGTCGTCCGCATCAACCAGCTGGAGGTCCCCGGCCACAAAGTGGTGTTTGCTGCCGGCTCGTCCTTCCTTAGGGACCAGTTCATCCTGCAGCAGGACTCCAGGGAGGTCCAGATCTCCATGATTCAGGAGGCAGAAGTGGGCCGGCAGCTGCTGCTCTCCTGCTACACTGGCCAGCTGGAGTTTCCTGAGCTGGAGCTCGTGCATTACCTGACGGTGGCCAGCTTCCTCCAAATGGGCCACATCGTGGAGCAGTGCACCCAAGCCCTCAACAAGTTCATCAAACCTCAGGCTTCACGCCAGCTGGAGGTGGATCTGGACCTGCGGAGGGAGAAAGGAGGCGAGGGTCCTTCCTCCCAGGCTCAGAGGGAGCAGGAATGGTCTCAGGTGCGGTCTGTAcctgagggagaggaggaggacgaagacgaggaggaggacgaTGCGGTGGTGATGGGCCAGGTTGAGAGGGACAATAACGTCGAGAGCGACGACGACGAGGACGACGATGTCATAATCCAGCCGTCCGTGAGCCCCCTCCAGGTGTGGCGGAGGCGGCCGAGGCCCGGTTTGGTGGATAACGACATCACCATAGTGAAAGTGGAGTCTGTGACCGACGTAGCAGAGAACACCATCACCGGCCACTTCTCCGCCAGCCACTTCTCCGCCAGCCCCCCCGCCGCGCTGCACTCCCCGGAGCCGCAGCACTCGCTCATCAACTCCACCGTGGACAGCCGTGGCAGCGAGATGGCGGCGCCGCCAGGCATGGCCGGTTACCCGCTCAGCCCGCCTCCCTCGTCCCCGCTCGCCGAGAAGCACGTCGGACACCAGCGGAGCTACGACAAGCCTCTGCAGTGGTACCACCAGTGCCCCAAGTGCGCCCGGGTCTTCCGGCAGCTGGAGAACTACGCCAACCACCTCAAGATGCACAAGCTGTTCATGTGCCTGCTGTGCGGGAAGACCTTCACGCAGAAGGGCAACCTGCACCGGCACATGCGCGTCCACGCCGGCATCAAGCCCTTCCAGTGCAAGATCTGCGGCAAGACGTTTACCCAGAAGTGCTCGCTGCTGGATCACCTGAACCTGCACAGCGGGGACAAGCCGCATCGCTGCAACTACTGCGAAATGGTGTTCGCTCACAAGCCCGTGCTGCGCAAGCACCTCAAACAGATCCACGGCAAGAACAGCTTCGACAACGCAAATGAGGGCAGCCTGCACGAGGGCGGCCTGGAATTTGATTTTGGACGaatgtaa